A genomic region of Photobacterium swingsii contains the following coding sequences:
- the rfaD gene encoding ADP-glyceromanno-heptose 6-epimerase — protein sequence MIIVTGGAGMIGSNIVKHLNEQGRNDILVVDNLKDGTKFANLVDLDIADYMDKEDFITQIMAGDEFGPIDAIFHEGACSATTEWDGKYMMLNNYEYSKELLHYCLERQIPFLYASSAATYGGRDHDFIEEKAYEGALNVYGYSKQQFDNYVRRVWQDAEEHGEKLSQVTGFRYFNVYGPREQHKGSMASVAFHLNSQINKGENAKLFAGSETFQRDFVYVGDVAKMNLWFLENGVSGIFNCGTGNAESFQAVADAVIKHHGKGGVETVPFPEHLKGRYQTYTQADLTKVRAAGYNEPFKSVAEGVAEYMALINK from the coding sequence ATGATTATTGTAACTGGCGGCGCCGGCATGATCGGCAGCAACATCGTAAAACACCTAAATGAACAAGGCCGTAACGACATTTTAGTTGTCGATAACCTTAAAGATGGCACCAAATTCGCCAACTTAGTTGATCTTGATATCGCTGATTACATGGACAAAGAAGACTTCATCACGCAAATCATGGCGGGTGACGAGTTTGGTCCAATTGACGCTATTTTCCACGAAGGTGCGTGTTCAGCGACCACTGAGTGGGATGGCAAATACATGATGCTAAACAACTACGAGTACTCAAAAGAGCTACTTCACTACTGTTTAGAGCGTCAAATTCCATTCCTATACGCTTCATCTGCTGCCACTTACGGTGGTCGTGATCATGACTTCATCGAAGAAAAAGCGTACGAAGGTGCACTGAACGTTTACGGTTACTCGAAACAACAGTTCGACAACTACGTACGTCGTGTATGGCAAGATGCTGAAGAGCACGGCGAAAAACTGTCACAAGTAACAGGCTTCCGTTACTTCAACGTTTACGGTCCGCGTGAACAGCACAAAGGTAGCATGGCATCCGTTGCTTTCCACCTGAACAGCCAAATCAACAAAGGTGAAAACGCTAAGTTATTCGCAGGCTCTGAAACCTTCCAGCGTGATTTCGTCTATGTGGGCGATGTCGCTAAAATGAACCTATGGTTCTTAGAAAACGGCGTATCAGGTATCTTCAACTGTGGTACAGGTAATGCCGAATCGTTCCAAGCGGTAGCTGATGCCGTGATCAAACACCACGGTAAAGGCGGCGTAGAAACCGTGCCTTTCCCTGAGCATCTAAAAGGTCGTTACCAAACTTATACCCAAGCGGATCTGACTAAAGTTCGCGCGGCAGGCTACAACGAACCTTTCAAATCTGTTGCTGAAGGCGTTGCGGAGTACATGGCGCTTATTAATAAGTAA
- a CDS encoding glycosyltransferase family 4 protein — protein sequence MNTNNAVLHICLSDGWGGLEMYPIRTGKALLEQNWQVLGLCLKGTRVAQGMKEAGMSIFEIDSKWDLFKKITTVHAWLKEHNTKLIHAHKSGDLVFAALLDTIASYRIIFTEHMGVTRPKKDLYHKWVYSHVDQILSISDETKARNLKALPVPADKIQRLWLGTEITPPITDTQLISNIRQELSIPPDAKVIGTLGRIGSGKGQLELLEAFIQLKANGEHPDVHLLIVGGLSKDEGSNEDVVQKLQSLTKQHQLEEFVHFSGFRRDTKNMLATMDIVAILSHNEAFGLTVIEAMAAGKLILGSNTGAIPEILGEGYPFTVNPHSSTDIASQFKAMTIEPNQYEDYLLARATKHFSLKQHQYALCNIYRHSGIRK from the coding sequence ATGAATACGAACAACGCCGTATTACACATCTGCCTTTCTGACGGCTGGGGCGGCTTAGAGATGTACCCTATTCGTACCGGTAAAGCGCTGCTAGAACAAAATTGGCAAGTGCTGGGACTGTGCCTGAAAGGCACCCGTGTCGCGCAGGGTATGAAAGAGGCTGGTATGAGCATTTTTGAAATAGACTCGAAATGGGATCTTTTCAAAAAAATCACCACGGTACACGCGTGGCTTAAAGAGCACAATACCAAACTGATCCATGCCCATAAGTCTGGCGATCTTGTTTTTGCTGCGCTACTCGATACCATCGCCAGCTACCGTATTATTTTCACTGAACACATGGGGGTTACTCGCCCCAAAAAAGACCTTTACCACAAGTGGGTCTACAGTCATGTTGATCAAATACTGTCAATCAGCGACGAAACTAAAGCGCGTAATTTAAAAGCACTCCCAGTACCTGCGGATAAAATTCAGCGCCTCTGGCTAGGCACTGAGATCACGCCGCCGATTACCGATACTCAGCTAATCAGTAATATTCGACAGGAGCTGTCCATACCTCCTGATGCAAAAGTCATAGGCACACTTGGCCGAATTGGTTCGGGAAAAGGTCAACTTGAGCTATTAGAAGCTTTCATTCAATTAAAAGCCAATGGTGAACATCCTGATGTCCACCTATTGATTGTTGGTGGACTAAGCAAAGATGAAGGCTCAAATGAAGACGTGGTACAAAAACTACAATCGCTGACCAAACAGCACCAGTTGGAAGAATTTGTCCATTTCAGTGGCTTCCGCCGCGATACCAAAAACATGCTAGCCACCATGGATATCGTCGCCATACTATCGCACAACGAAGCCTTTGGCCTGACGGTTATTGAAGCCATGGCTGCGGGTAAGTTAATCTTAGGATCTAATACAGGCGCGATTCCGGAGATCTTAGGAGAAGGGTATCCGTTCACAGTAAACCCACATTCAAGTACTGACATCGCCTCTCAATTCAAAGCAATGACTATTGAACCTAATCAATATGAAGATTATTTGTTAGCGCGTGCAACGAAACATTTCAGTTTAAAGCAACATCAGTATGCATTATGTAATATCTATCGACATTCAGGGATAAGAAAATAA
- a CDS encoding sulfatase-like hydrolase/transferase, translated as MIINILQLASFLYIQIALSVYLIKKVYQLKSHTPSNINILDLKNILIITAVNVIFLNMGLNYLCLLLTLPLVLILWSDSILIHCYGLKISLKNIKVFISGIGTFSGEAAVILNFIARFQWITASLIFSISCLFAIITNNSTLIALAIGSLLFSLSKSRLKPLFGLPWLILTVLLSLGLPYISDIAAFHYFIIMAVVAHISYTLINALFIVKNTKVKSIFSGLLVGNDIKKHAIDENIAQIQAINSSVSLLTDTSAPQKQNLNILLFTVESLSEEAYNNSPYSKMLDEHFPDNLLVDKAYSVSPNTNQSIYQLYTSCYGNNSSFINLQSLIQQGYSTTYITTQETQHFGMNELLKSAGFNTIYDRFSFPTFTNDYDLLNLEDEIAKKLQSNKAFIHISNDQTHSNYKVIDKQKFNRCNNRETKGRYFNAVDESLYIINKLLLSLKDKGGLENTLLVITGDHGQSFGELGYYAHSSATINPQVRVPFKLHCSKLAKHHVEQITLLDIMPTITYLLGQEYPQTNVDGINVINNKTNYTLLYSDTRAANAPSNASVIIDDIKYYVDTIYNQRLLLDSEDNIITDSALTENDIESIVYHALDKHGLIY; from the coding sequence ATGATAATAAATATATTACAACTAGCATCTTTTCTCTATATCCAAATAGCGCTGTCAGTTTATTTGATAAAAAAAGTGTATCAGTTAAAGTCACACACACCATCAAATATAAACATACTTGATTTAAAAAACATATTAATTATCACAGCTGTAAATGTTATCTTCCTGAACATGGGGCTGAATTATCTATGCTTGTTACTAACACTCCCTCTTGTTTTAATTTTATGGTCAGATTCCATACTCATTCACTGTTATGGACTTAAGATATCGTTAAAAAACATAAAAGTTTTCATATCTGGTATTGGAACATTCTCAGGTGAAGCTGCAGTTATATTAAACTTCATCGCAAGATTCCAATGGATTACAGCATCCTTAATATTCTCTATTTCATGCTTGTTCGCAATAATAACTAACAACAGTACTCTTATTGCTCTAGCTATAGGTTCTTTGCTCTTTTCTCTCTCTAAATCACGGTTAAAACCACTGTTTGGACTTCCTTGGCTAATCCTTACGGTGCTACTATCCCTAGGGCTACCTTATATTTCAGATATAGCAGCGTTCCATTATTTCATAATAATGGCTGTTGTTGCACACATTTCATATACACTAATCAATGCATTATTCATTGTAAAAAACACCAAGGTTAAATCCATATTCTCAGGTCTTTTGGTTGGCAATGATATAAAAAAACATGCTATCGATGAAAACATTGCACAAATCCAAGCAATTAATAGTAGTGTTAGCTTGCTGACTGATACATCAGCACCACAAAAACAAAACCTAAATATACTTCTTTTTACCGTCGAGTCTTTATCCGAAGAGGCATATAACAACTCACCCTACTCAAAAATGTTGGATGAACACTTCCCTGATAATTTATTGGTTGATAAGGCTTATTCTGTATCACCAAATACAAACCAATCTATCTATCAGTTATACACCAGTTGTTATGGTAATAATTCGAGCTTCATCAACCTACAATCACTGATTCAGCAAGGTTATTCGACTACTTATATCACAACTCAAGAGACCCAGCATTTTGGAATGAATGAACTGCTAAAAAGTGCAGGATTTAACACCATTTATGACCGTTTTTCTTTCCCAACATTTACCAATGACTATGACTTATTAAACCTTGAAGATGAAATAGCAAAAAAACTTCAATCAAATAAAGCATTTATCCATATATCTAACGACCAAACGCATAGTAATTATAAAGTTATTGATAAACAAAAGTTTAATCGCTGTAATAACAGAGAAACTAAAGGTCGATATTTTAATGCTGTTGATGAGTCGCTCTATATCATTAATAAATTATTATTGTCATTAAAAGATAAAGGGGGCTTAGAGAACACCCTTTTGGTGATAACAGGCGATCACGGTCAATCATTTGGTGAACTCGGTTACTATGCGCACTCAAGTGCAACAATCAATCCTCAAGTGAGGGTTCCCTTTAAACTGCATTGCTCTAAACTCGCTAAACACCATGTAGAGCAAATAACACTGCTTGATATTATGCCTACGATCACATACTTACTTGGTCAAGAATATCCGCAGACAAATGTCGATGGTATCAACGTCATCAATAATAAAACGAACTATACACTGCTTTACAGTGATACTCGTGCAGCAAACGCCCCCTCCAATGCCAGTGTCATCATTGATGATATAAAATACTATGTCGATACTATCTATAATCAAAGACTTCTCTTGGACTCAGAAGATAATATAATCACAGATAGTGCTTTAACTGAAAATGACATTGAATCCATTGTTTATCATGCTCTCGACAAGCATGGATTGATATACTAA
- the waaF gene encoding lipopolysaccharide heptosyltransferase II, whose product MKILIIGPSWVGDMVMSQSLFISLKKRHPNALIDVLAPAWCKPILERMPEVNQAIEMPIGHGSFNLKGRYQLGKSLREAKYTHSIIMPNSAKSALIPLFAKIPVRTGWKGESRYGLLNDIRTNKKDFGLVIERYCSLAYPKAAMTHGDQIPELPYPKLVVDDAVQASAMARLSLDTKRPVIGMCPGAEFGPSKRWPEQYFAKVATHFIQQGYQVWLFGSQKDEAVTQSIVEHVTPEHQQHCHSLAGKTNLIEAVDLIAACKTVVSNDSGLMHIAAAVSCNVVAVYGSTSPDYTPPLSKTVEIVHTDIDCRPCFKRECPYQHLKCLKELPPEQVIAAINRFTH is encoded by the coding sequence GTGAAAATTCTGATTATTGGCCCTTCGTGGGTGGGCGATATGGTGATGTCACAATCACTGTTTATCTCTTTAAAAAAGCGTCACCCTAACGCGCTGATTGATGTATTGGCTCCCGCTTGGTGCAAACCTATCCTTGAGCGTATGCCTGAAGTTAATCAAGCCATTGAAATGCCAATTGGTCATGGTTCGTTTAACCTAAAAGGCCGCTATCAGCTCGGTAAATCGCTTCGTGAGGCCAAATACACCCACTCGATTATCATGCCAAATTCAGCTAAATCGGCTCTGATCCCGCTATTTGCTAAGATCCCTGTTCGTACGGGTTGGAAAGGCGAATCACGCTACGGCTTACTTAATGACATTCGTACCAATAAAAAAGACTTTGGTCTGGTCATTGAGCGCTACTGTTCACTCGCGTATCCCAAAGCAGCAATGACGCATGGCGATCAAATTCCAGAATTGCCCTACCCTAAACTGGTTGTCGATGACGCAGTGCAAGCCTCTGCGATGGCCAGATTATCTCTGGATACAAAACGCCCTGTGATAGGTATGTGTCCAGGCGCTGAATTTGGCCCCTCTAAGCGTTGGCCTGAGCAATACTTTGCCAAAGTAGCGACCCATTTTATTCAGCAAGGTTATCAAGTTTGGCTGTTTGGCTCTCAAAAAGACGAAGCCGTAACACAGTCGATTGTTGAGCATGTTACCCCTGAACACCAACAGCATTGCCATAGCTTGGCGGGCAAAACCAATTTAATTGAGGCGGTGGATTTGATTGCCGCATGTAAAACTGTCGTGAGTAACGATTCAGGTCTCATGCATATCGCTGCTGCCGTATCCTGTAACGTCGTTGCTGTCTATGGCTCCACATCGCCAGACTATACCCCACCGCTGTCAAAGACAGTTGAAATCGTGCATACCGATATTGATTGCCGACCTTGCTTCAAGCGCGAGTGTCCTTATCAGCATTTGAAGTGCTTAAAAGAATTGCCACCCGAGCAAGTTATTGCGGCGATTAATCGTTTCACGCACTAG
- the lpxM gene encoding lauroyl-Kdo(2)-lipid IV(A) myristoyltransferase (LpxM is lauroyl-Kdo(2)-lipid IV(A) myristoyltransferase, an enzyme characterized in Escherichia coli and involved in biosynthesis of the form of lipid A found in that species and some closely related species.), whose translation MSAKTYNPKFKLHFLHPKHWGVWIGVFFATLLAFVPYRLRDKLAVGLAKVAIKINSSAKKRAVINLQECFPELTPQQRDDILAETYVNAACNILSFATLLVRSRHYVEKRSAFHGEAQLMADIEQGKNVILLVPHTWAIDYPGVIFASRGMHVAAMMKKQRNEVIDWLMNVQRLKYGGRTHERSDGIKPFIKSIRDGYLGYYLPDQDHGPANSVFVPFFGTQKATLAGLGKLARLSKAKVIPVLPYYDRSTGTYTIEVQPELSDFPSNDEHIDARKMNERIESFVHRHPAQYMWILNLLRSHPDGSQRY comes from the coding sequence ATGAGCGCAAAGACTTATAACCCCAAATTTAAACTGCACTTTTTACATCCTAAACATTGGGGTGTATGGATTGGTGTGTTTTTTGCGACGCTATTAGCCTTCGTACCTTATCGCCTACGCGATAAATTGGCGGTAGGCTTGGCTAAGGTCGCAATTAAAATAAATAGCAGTGCTAAAAAACGCGCTGTTATTAATTTGCAAGAATGTTTCCCAGAATTAACCCCACAGCAGCGTGATGACATCTTAGCCGAGACCTACGTAAACGCAGCCTGCAATATATTAAGCTTTGCGACCTTACTGGTACGTAGTCGCCACTATGTTGAGAAACGCTCTGCCTTTCATGGTGAAGCGCAACTGATGGCAGACATCGAACAAGGCAAAAATGTGATTTTATTAGTGCCACACACCTGGGCAATTGACTACCCTGGGGTTATTTTTGCCTCACGAGGCATGCATGTGGCCGCTATGATGAAAAAGCAACGCAACGAAGTCATTGACTGGCTGATGAATGTCCAACGCCTCAAATATGGTGGCCGCACCCACGAACGCAGTGATGGCATCAAACCCTTCATTAAATCGATTCGTGACGGCTACCTCGGCTATTACCTGCCCGATCAAGACCACGGCCCTGCCAACAGTGTCTTTGTTCCTTTCTTTGGCACGCAAAAAGCTACACTGGCTGGGCTAGGTAAACTCGCTCGTTTGAGCAAAGCGAAAGTGATCCCTGTACTGCCTTATTACGATCGCAGTACAGGCACTTACACCATCGAAGTACAACCTGAGTTATCAGACTTCCCGAGCAATGATGAACACATTGATGCCAGAAAAATGAATGAGCGTATCGAATCTTTTGTCCATCGCCACCCTGCACAATATATGTGGATACTGAATCTGCTACGCTCGCATCCCGATGGCTCACAAAGGTATTAA
- a CDS encoding O-antigen ligase family protein yields the protein MSLVKSLKVNQITSIVVAAFPILCLSYGKGYNLAAILLFLTSLCLLFVKSEEKTNLQILKDSRVQMIISAFVLYFSLFVLSMIMKNGDFSEVDMPSRVILSIPVLLAAIKHPPKVNWVLNGFVIGAVIAGCIALIHTEYLNQHRAFWGNDSIYWLKGYMAIQSGNMAMSLGMISLVISVFYLKFNKYFLAVFAVTGAILGILGSLLSGSRGGWIFLPIALIYLIYVNRDVFSLKKTSLLVISVLFVGYTAMHLNPEVTSRVSQSIQNVQDYTSNKNTYTSVGIRFQLWESAINSFSHYPVFGAGYKERLVLRKEFAESGAIEQSVGNNNTHSHNQYLEDLSVRGSLGFLALLGILFTPFYIFKKNNNNSNLEIQAINQCGIISIIMMLGYLLSQAMFRHNSGIIFYSIVTVIFLALSINNSKK from the coding sequence ATGAGCTTAGTAAAGTCATTAAAGGTCAATCAGATAACCAGTATTGTTGTTGCAGCCTTTCCTATTTTATGTCTCTCCTATGGAAAAGGTTATAATTTAGCCGCAATTTTATTATTCTTAACCTCTCTGTGTCTGTTATTTGTCAAATCAGAAGAAAAAACCAACCTACAAATACTGAAAGACAGCCGAGTTCAGATGATAATTTCAGCATTTGTATTGTATTTTTCGTTATTTGTTTTATCTATGATAATGAAAAATGGTGATTTTTCAGAAGTAGATATGCCAAGTAGAGTGATATTATCAATTCCAGTATTACTCGCGGCTATCAAGCACCCACCTAAGGTAAATTGGGTCCTGAATGGTTTTGTCATAGGTGCAGTCATAGCTGGATGTATCGCGTTAATACACACCGAATATTTAAACCAACACCGTGCATTTTGGGGAAATGACAGTATTTACTGGCTAAAAGGCTATATGGCTATCCAATCGGGTAATATGGCTATGTCGCTTGGTATGATTAGCTTAGTGATTAGTGTGTTTTATTTAAAGTTTAACAAGTATTTTTTAGCTGTTTTTGCCGTAACCGGAGCAATACTAGGTATATTAGGGAGTCTTCTCTCTGGATCTCGTGGTGGCTGGATTTTCCTTCCTATTGCTTTAATTTATCTTATTTATGTAAACCGTGATGTTTTTTCATTAAAGAAGACATCCTTGCTCGTAATCTCTGTATTATTCGTGGGCTATACAGCCATGCACCTCAATCCAGAAGTAACAAGTAGGGTTAGTCAATCAATACAAAATGTACAAGACTATACCTCAAATAAAAACACTTATACTTCAGTTGGCATTCGATTTCAGCTTTGGGAAAGTGCAATTAATTCATTTAGCCACTACCCTGTTTTTGGTGCTGGTTACAAAGAAAGGCTCGTACTAAGGAAAGAATTCGCCGAAAGTGGGGCTATAGAACAAAGCGTTGGGAATAATAACACTCACTCTCACAATCAATATCTTGAAGACTTATCGGTTCGTGGAAGCCTTGGCTTTTTGGCCCTTTTGGGTATCCTTTTTACACCCTTCTACATTTTCAAGAAAAACAATAATAACAGCAATCTAGAAATACAGGCTATCAATCAGTGTGGTATTATCAGCATCATAATGATGCTGGGATATTTGTTATCACAAGCCATGTTCCGACATAACTCTGGCATTATCTTTTACTCAATAGTGACCGTGATTTTTCTAGCCCTTTCAATTAATAATAGTAAAAAATAA